A stretch of Chloroflexota bacterium DNA encodes these proteins:
- a CDS encoding methyltransferase domain-containing protein, translating into MKTAYRGSDVHGRVKRFDEWMERANAESSGPTGYDHAGTVQEYYDLCSELMVFGWGESLHFAPLSPKESLEESQIRHQRLMMAKLELREGMSVIDVGCGIGGPMRRVVRETGVRAVGINKSEIQLETAESLNAEAGLGHMIDLLSCSFMDMDSIADGAFDRGYAIESTCHAPDKAGAFAEIYRVLKPGALFWGQEMCLTDVFDPGDDRHRALKKDLMHGIALNEIATMGEVDRALEKAGFEIIEASDRAVDENSPATPWYRPMESPGSTLDNALRRIPLGRKVMIGASRLAESLGMFPKGSAEVIALLDRTANAYVAGGKTGIFTPLYCFLARKPL; encoded by the coding sequence TTGAAGACCGCGTACCGCGGGTCGGACGTCCACGGTCGCGTCAAGCGGTTCGACGAGTGGATGGAACGGGCGAACGCAGAGTCTTCCGGCCCGACGGGCTACGACCATGCCGGTACCGTCCAGGAGTATTACGACCTTTGCAGCGAGCTCATGGTGTTCGGCTGGGGCGAATCCCTCCACTTCGCGCCGCTTTCGCCGAAGGAGAGCCTGGAGGAGTCCCAGATCCGGCACCAGCGGCTGATGATGGCCAAGCTCGAATTGCGCGAAGGCATGTCGGTGATCGACGTCGGTTGCGGGATCGGCGGCCCGATGCGCCGCGTGGTCCGGGAGACCGGCGTCAGGGCGGTCGGGATCAACAAAAGCGAAATCCAGCTGGAGACGGCCGAATCGCTGAACGCCGAAGCCGGACTCGGCCACATGATCGACTTGCTCTCATGCAGCTTCATGGACATGGACTCCATTGCGGACGGCGCATTCGACCGGGGATACGCGATCGAATCGACGTGCCACGCCCCAGACAAGGCGGGCGCGTTCGCCGAGATCTACCGGGTGCTCAAGCCCGGCGCCCTCTTCTGGGGACAGGAGATGTGCCTGACGGACGTGTTTGATCCCGGCGACGATCGGCACCGGGCCCTCAAGAAGGACCTGATGCACGGCATCGCGCTCAATGAAATCGCGACGATGGGCGAAGTGGACCGGGCGCTCGAAAAGGCTGGCTTCGAGATCATTGAAGCGTCGGATCGGGCCGTCGACGAGAACAGTCCGGCCACGCCGTGGTACCGGCCCATGGAATCGCCGGGCAGCACGCTGGACAACGCCCTGCGCAGGATTCCGCTGGGCCGCAAGGTGATGATCGGGGCGTCCCGGCTGGCCGAATCGCTGGGGATGTTTCCCAAGGGATCCGCGGAAGTCATCGCGCTGCTGGACCGCACCGCCAACGCCTACGTCGCGGGCGGCAAAACCGGGATATTTACGCCGCTTTACTGCTTTCTGGCCCGCAAGCCGCTGTAG
- the argB gene encoding acetylglutamate kinase, translating into MNKPAARPAPLVIKVGGGDELDLPDLCGQIKRLRNHHPVVIVHGGGRALSAELDRSGVRTRFVDGLRYTDEQVLEAAIKVFCGTVGKEIVRALSRTGVAAAGISGIDGGSVRVSPEPSGRLGRVGQVEAVETGLIDALLAARITPVVAPLGLDARGQVYNVNADSIAGAVARALGAGALVFVSNVPGVLDREGRTVKLVTPQIAAELQRSGAVDGGMIPKLQSALELLDHVGSVHIVDGARAGSIENALVGGQGGTRFAAAGS; encoded by the coding sequence GTGAACAAGCCGGCTGCCCGGCCCGCGCCGTTGGTAATCAAGGTCGGCGGCGGCGACGAACTGGACCTGCCCGATCTTTGCGGCCAGATAAAGCGTTTGCGCAACCACCACCCGGTCGTTATCGTGCACGGCGGCGGCCGCGCGCTGAGCGCCGAGTTGGATCGGTCCGGCGTCCGGACTCGGTTTGTCGACGGCCTGCGTTACACCGACGAACAGGTGCTGGAAGCGGCGATCAAGGTTTTCTGCGGCACGGTCGGCAAGGAGATCGTTCGCGCCCTGTCCCGGACCGGAGTAGCGGCGGCCGGGATTTCCGGAATCGATGGCGGCTCGGTAAGGGTCTCCCCCGAACCCAGCGGACGGTTGGGCCGGGTGGGCCAGGTTGAAGCGGTTGAAACCGGATTGATTGACGCCCTGCTCGCGGCCCGGATCACTCCGGTGGTGGCGCCGCTGGGGCTGGACGCCCGCGGGCAGGTCTACAACGTCAACGCCGACTCAATTGCCGGCGCGGTTGCGCGCGCGCTCGGAGCCGGGGCGCTGGTATTTGTGTCCAACGTGCCCGGCGTGTTGGACCGCGAAGGCCGCACCGTGAAACTGGTTACTCCTCAGATTGCCGCGGAATTGCAGCGATCGGGGGCGGTCGACGGCGGGATGATTCCGAAGCTGCAGTCGGCGTTGGAATTGCTTGACCACGTCGGGTCGGTCCACATCGTCGACGGCGCCCGCGCCGGGTCTATCGAAAACGCCCTGGTTGGTGGCCAGGGCGGCACGCGGTTCGCCGCTGCTGGCTCGTGA
- the murJ gene encoding murein biosynthesis integral membrane protein MurJ: MLSAMFLLSRLLGFVRQAVINGQIGLGPEADAWFAAFRIPDTLFTLFAGGALISAFIPVFAGLRGEDRAADRRRLFSGVLNLLGMVMIGGSLLAALFAPALMSVMVPGFDPATRDLATEATRYLMLSPLLLGISAVFKGALHAERDFLLPAVGPLLYNAGVIAGALLLVEPLGIIGLAWGTIAGALLHLLIQVPGLRRAGLGWRPALAVRGPGRRVVELMLPRLGGFAVIQLSFFFINYLASLQGPSGVAAFANAWMLLLFPLGILAIPYAEAVLPEFSDLSARGDREGLARATSDSLSYVIFATLPAGLVMIVTGEPLVRVLFERGAFDAAASAATAVVLAALAVGLVGHAAAEILTRVYYSRQDTRRPVLIISASLLLHMLVSWALSGPFAVAGIALGVSIGILVEVVVLYLWLRRLGLDISLGTGTLRVFGASLLAAALAWLGSELLGSVGPTPPIYAAGMLLVLGLAVGAYLGATLAMGLEQPRTLLQMLRSRLGPVAPAG, encoded by the coding sequence TTGCTGAGCGCAATGTTCCTGCTTTCGCGCCTGCTGGGGTTCGTCCGCCAGGCGGTCATCAATGGGCAAATCGGACTGGGGCCGGAGGCTGACGCCTGGTTTGCGGCGTTTCGGATCCCCGACACGCTGTTCACGCTGTTTGCCGGCGGGGCGCTCATCTCGGCATTTATCCCGGTTTTTGCCGGGCTGCGCGGCGAGGATCGCGCCGCGGACCGGCGCCGCCTTTTCTCCGGTGTACTCAACCTGCTGGGGATGGTGATGATCGGCGGCTCGCTCCTGGCGGCGCTGTTCGCCCCGGCGCTGATGTCGGTCATGGTCCCGGGATTCGATCCGGCAACCCGCGACCTGGCCACCGAGGCCACCCGCTACTTGATGCTCTCCCCGCTGCTGCTGGGAATCTCGGCGGTCTTCAAGGGCGCCCTGCACGCCGAGCGCGACTTCCTACTGCCCGCTGTCGGCCCCCTGCTCTACAACGCCGGGGTGATCGCCGGCGCCCTGCTGCTGGTCGAACCGTTGGGCATCATCGGCCTGGCCTGGGGCACAATCGCCGGCGCGCTGCTGCATCTTTTGATCCAGGTTCCAGGGCTGCGCCGCGCCGGACTCGGCTGGCGACCGGCGCTGGCGGTGCGCGGCCCGGGCCGGCGGGTGGTCGAGCTGATGCTCCCGCGCCTTGGCGGATTCGCAGTGATCCAGTTGAGCTTTTTTTTCATCAACTACCTGGCCTCGCTGCAGGGGCCGTCGGGCGTGGCGGCGTTTGCCAACGCCTGGATGCTGCTGCTCTTTCCGCTTGGAATCCTGGCGATTCCCTACGCCGAGGCGGTCCTGCCGGAGTTCTCGGACCTGAGCGCCCGCGGAGACCGGGAGGGACTGGCTCGGGCGACTTCCGATTCGCTTTCCTATGTGATTTTTGCGACCCTGCCGGCGGGCCTGGTGATGATCGTCACCGGCGAACCCCTGGTCAGGGTGTTGTTCGAACGGGGCGCATTCGATGCTGCCGCCAGCGCGGCGACTGCGGTCGTGCTGGCCGCCCTGGCGGTAGGTCTGGTCGGCCATGCCGCGGCTGAAATCCTCACCCGGGTCTACTACTCCCGCCAGGACACACGCCGGCCGGTGCTGATCATTTCCGCCAGCCTGCTGCTGCACATGCTTGTCTCCTGGGCGCTCTCGGGACCGTTCGCAGTAGCCGGAATCGCCCTGGGAGTCTCGATCGGAATCCTGGTCGAGGTTGTGGTCCTGTATCTGTGGCTGCGGCGGCTGGGTCTTGACATCTCGTTGGGGACGGGCACGCTGCGCGTGTTCGGCGCCAGCCTGCTGGCGGCCGCGCTCGCCTGGCTGGGGAGCGAATTGCTGGGCTCGGTCGGGCCCACTCCGCCGATCTATGCCGCCGGCATGCTGCTGGTCTTGGGACTGGCCGTGGGCGCCTATCTCGGCGCCACCCTGGCGATGGGATTGGAGCAGCCGCGGACCCTGCTGCAAATGCTGCGGTCGCGGTTGGGACCGGTCGCGCCCGCGGGTTAG
- a CDS encoding N-acetyl-gamma-glutamyl-phosphate reductase: MRATIINATSYFGLELVRLLSTHPAFKIHELTARSHAGRSFGDVFPHARTFDGGRAAEIRLVATEEVGLDTEVVFSCLPHMASAEVLAPFMQAGVRAIDVSADLRLTSADDYQTYYGHPHPRPDLLGDAVYGLPELHREEIAAARAVGNPGCYPTAAILSAAPALAAGLIEPDIVFDAKSGISGAGRSLKLDSHYSEVTESIHPYGVDGHRHAAEMIQELELIAAREVAVTFIPHLTPMIRGILSTGYARLTRPAKPAEIDDLYRDFYADAPFTLALDQPPRSKWVAGSNYCAVHARPSPDGRRLMMFGVVDNLVKGAAGQALQNANLMAGFDERCGLEVAPAYP; this comes from the coding sequence ATGCGGGCAACGATCATCAATGCGACCAGCTACTTTGGTCTCGAACTGGTGCGGCTGCTGAGCACACACCCGGCGTTCAAGATCCATGAACTTACCGCCCGCAGTCACGCCGGCCGATCGTTCGGTGACGTTTTCCCGCACGCTCGGACCTTCGACGGCGGGAGGGCTGCGGAGATTCGGCTGGTCGCGACTGAGGAAGTCGGGCTGGACACCGAGGTGGTTTTCTCATGCCTGCCACATATGGCTTCAGCGGAAGTCCTGGCGCCATTCATGCAGGCCGGGGTGCGGGCGATCGACGTGAGCGCCGACCTGCGGCTGACTTCGGCAGACGACTATCAAACCTATTACGGCCACCCGCATCCCCGGCCGGACCTGCTGGGCGATGCGGTCTATGGACTACCCGAGCTGCACCGCGAAGAGATTGCTGCGGCGCGGGCGGTCGGCAATCCCGGTTGCTATCCCACCGCGGCCATCCTGTCGGCGGCGCCCGCGCTCGCCGCGGGGTTGATCGAGCCGGACATCGTCTTTGATGCCAAGTCCGGAATATCCGGCGCCGGACGGTCGCTAAAGCTCGACAGCCACTATTCGGAAGTGACCGAGAGCATCCACCCTTATGGCGTCGACGGGCACCGGCACGCAGCGGAGATGATCCAGGAACTGGAGCTGATCGCGGCGCGAGAAGTGGCGGTCACGTTCATCCCTCACCTGACGCCCATGATCCGGGGCATCCTCTCAACCGGTTATGCCCGCCTAACCCGACCGGCGAAACCGGCAGAAATAGACGACCTCTACCGCGATTTCTACGCCGACGCGCCGTTCACGCTGGCGTTGGATCAGCCTCCTCGCAGCAAATGGGTTGCCGGCTCAAACTACTGCGCCGTGCATGCCCGCCCCAGCCCCGACGGACGGAGGCTGATGATGTTCGGAGTGGTCGACAACCTCGTGAAGGGCGCGGCCGGCCAAGCATTGCAGAACGCCAACCTGATGGCCGGTTTCGACGAACGGTGCGGCCTTGAAGTGGCGCCGGCTTACCCCTAA
- the lepA gene encoding elongation factor 4, with the protein MIAPARIRNFCIIAHIDHGKSTLADRMLELTGQVDQRQMREQLLDSLDLEREHGITIKATPVTMHWTTGREQFQLNLIDTPGHVDFAYEVSRAMAACEGALLLVDASQGIEAQTIANLYQALELGLEIIPVINKIDMPAAQPQAAREAIVELMGVEPDDILAVSAKHGTGVRELLGQVIARVPPPDGIAESPPRALVFDSNYDRHRGVLTHVRVVDGRLAAGDRIHLPGSGNRFEIVEVGTFAPQMQAAESLNSGQVGYVATGLKGGFEFVVGDTLLAAGAPDSQPLPGYAPPRPMVFAGIYPQDPGDYPALRRALDLLRLNDSSLTFEPEESGALGFGFRVGFLGLLHLNIVRERLERDNDLTLIVTNPGVQFRVLTRSGRRVLVDGPGAMPESNRIAEVTEPWVELSIVTPGSYLGPLMELVRLARGSVDKVETIDAGRVLMTAQAPLSEILVDFYDRLKSSTRGYASLDYHVVDFRPVEVQVVDILVNGVRVDALSSILHRQRARRDALEILSRLRKVIPRQLFQVALQASVGGKVIARETIPALRKDVLAKCYGGDVTRKRKLLKKQAEGKKRMKMVGQVEIPQAAFTTVLER; encoded by the coding sequence ATGATTGCGCCCGCCAGAATCCGCAATTTCTGCATCATCGCCCACATCGACCACGGCAAGTCGACCCTGGCCGACCGCATGCTGGAACTGACCGGCCAGGTCGATCAGCGCCAGATGCGCGAGCAGCTGCTGGACTCGCTGGATCTTGAACGCGAACACGGGATCACGATCAAGGCCACCCCGGTGACCATGCACTGGACGACCGGTCGGGAACAGTTCCAGCTGAATCTGATCGACACGCCCGGACACGTCGACTTCGCCTACGAGGTCTCGCGCGCAATGGCGGCCTGCGAAGGCGCGCTGCTGCTGGTGGATGCCTCCCAGGGCATCGAAGCCCAGACCATCGCCAACCTCTACCAGGCGCTGGAGCTGGGGTTGGAGATCATCCCGGTCATCAACAAGATCGACATGCCGGCGGCCCAACCACAGGCGGCCCGCGAGGCGATCGTGGAATTGATGGGAGTAGAGCCGGACGACATCCTTGCGGTTTCGGCCAAGCACGGCACCGGGGTGCGCGAACTGCTCGGACAGGTGATAGCCAGGGTCCCACCCCCCGACGGGATCGCCGAATCTCCCCCGCGCGCACTGGTATTCGACTCAAATTACGACCGGCACCGCGGAGTCCTGACCCACGTGCGAGTCGTCGACGGCCGGTTGGCGGCCGGCGATCGCATCCACCTGCCCGGTTCCGGCAACCGATTCGAGATAGTGGAGGTCGGAACATTCGCCCCGCAGATGCAAGCGGCCGAATCGCTCAATTCGGGCCAGGTGGGCTACGTGGCCACCGGCCTGAAGGGCGGATTCGAATTCGTCGTCGGGGACACCCTGCTCGCCGCCGGCGCCCCCGATTCGCAGCCGCTGCCCGGCTACGCTCCGCCCCGGCCGATGGTGTTCGCGGGAATCTATCCCCAGGATCCCGGCGACTATCCGGCGCTGCGGCGGGCGCTGGACCTGCTGCGCCTGAATGATTCATCGCTGACCTTCGAACCCGAGGAATCGGGGGCTCTGGGGTTCGGATTCCGGGTTGGATTCCTGGGTCTCCTGCACCTGAACATCGTCCGCGAACGGCTGGAGCGCGACAACGACCTGACCCTGATCGTGACCAACCCCGGGGTGCAGTTCAGGGTTCTTACCCGCAGCGGCCGCCGGGTGCTGGTGGACGGGCCCGGGGCAATGCCCGAGAGCAACCGGATCGCCGAGGTCACCGAGCCCTGGGTTGAACTCTCGATCGTGACGCCGGGCAGCTACCTGGGTCCGCTGATGGAGCTGGTACGGCTGGCGCGGGGCAGCGTGGACAAAGTCGAGACCATTGATGCCGGGCGAGTACTGATGACCGCCCAGGCCCCGCTCTCGGAAATCCTGGTCGACTTCTACGACCGGCTCAAATCCTCCACCCGCGGCTACGCCTCGCTGGACTACCACGTCGTCGATTTCAGGCCGGTCGAAGTCCAGGTGGTCGACATCCTGGTGAACGGTGTACGGGTCGACGCCCTCTCCTCGATCCTGCACCGCCAACGGGCCCGCCGCGATGCGCTGGAAATCCTCTCCCGGCTGCGCAAGGTGATTCCCCGCCAGCTGTTTCAGGTGGCGCTGCAGGCCTCGGTCGGCGGCAAGGTCATCGCGCGCGAGACCATTCCGGCCCTGCGCAAGGACGTCCTGGCCAAGTGTTATGGCGGGGACGTTACCCGCAAGCGCAAGCTGCTGAAGAAGCAGGCCGAGGGGAAGAAGCGGATGAAGATGGTGGGGCAGGTGGAGATCCCGCAGGCTGCGTTCACGACCGTCCTGGAAAGGTGA
- the hisF gene encoding imidazole glycerol phosphate synthase subunit HisF: MLTRRIIPCLDVKNGRNVRGVRFSADRDAGDPVELASYYDQTGADELVFYDISASAEGRDITLGMMRAVAEQVFIPLTAGGGVRSTADMYELLRAGADKVSVNTAAVERERLVSEGADRFGSQCIVLSIDSRRKAGGGWEVWTHGGRTNTGIDTLEWAERGVELGAGEIVLNSIDADGTRDGYDNEQLAELTRRVPVPVVASGGAGTLEHLHEALATGGAHAVLAASIFHYKVFTIAQAKEYLAERGNPMRIDHAPAN; encoded by the coding sequence GTGCTGACCCGGCGGATCATCCCCTGCCTGGACGTTAAGAACGGCCGCAACGTGCGTGGGGTGCGTTTCTCGGCCGACCGCGACGCCGGCGACCCGGTTGAACTGGCGTCATATTACGACCAGACCGGAGCCGACGAACTCGTTTTCTACGACATTTCGGCGTCCGCCGAGGGTCGCGACATAACCCTCGGAATGATGCGGGCAGTGGCCGAGCAGGTTTTCATCCCGCTGACCGCCGGCGGGGGCGTGCGCAGCACCGCTGACATGTATGAACTGCTCCGCGCCGGTGCCGACAAGGTTTCCGTCAACACCGCCGCGGTCGAACGTGAAAGGCTGGTCAGCGAGGGTGCCGACAGGTTCGGCAGCCAGTGCATCGTGCTTTCCATCGATTCACGGCGCAAAGCCGGCGGCGGGTGGGAAGTCTGGACGCACGGCGGCCGCACCAACACCGGCATCGACACCCTCGAGTGGGCCGAGCGCGGGGTGGAACTGGGGGCCGGCGAAATCGTCCTCAACAGCATCGACGCCGACGGTACCCGCGACGGGTACGACAACGAGCAACTGGCCGAACTGACCCGGCGGGTACCGGTCCCGGTGGTGGCGTCCGGCGGCGCGGGAACCCTCGAGCACCTACACGAGGCACTGGCCACTGGCGGCGCTCACGCCGTGCTGGCCGCTTCGATCTTTCACTACAAAGTGTTTACGATTGCCCAGGCCAAGGAATACCTCGCCGAACGCGGCAATCCGATGCGAATTGATCATGCACCAGCCAACTGA
- the hisE gene encoding phosphoribosyl-ATP diphosphatase: MSERPGVEIIDQVIAVIAQRQKEMPPDSYVAECLRRGWPYIARKLIEEATEASIAAREESDERLASEISDLIFFALVALAHRGVDAEKVWAELSLRRR; the protein is encoded by the coding sequence TTGAGCGAGCGTCCGGGCGTGGAGATCATCGACCAGGTGATCGCGGTTATCGCGCAGCGCCAGAAGGAAATGCCGCCCGATTCCTACGTCGCGGAGTGCCTGCGGCGCGGCTGGCCCTACATCGCCCGCAAGCTTATCGAGGAGGCTACCGAGGCCAGCATCGCGGCCCGCGAGGAATCCGACGAAAGGCTCGCCAGCGAGATCTCGGACCTGATCTTCTTCGCATTGGTCGCGCTTGCCCACCGCGGAGTCGATGCCGAAAAAGTCTGGGCCGAATTGAGTCTGCGGCGGAGGTAG
- a CDS encoding sugar phosphate isomerase/epimerase: protein MTDWRLSGFADEAYTALGEQLIFLAGLGIERIEFRHFERAGKRCSISESTSTERRRLGRQLRSADISCRCVATPVGKAPVDGDFSIQQKQLANGLAAAMEFDCPTVRIFGFQARSAGDHPECVGNLSRLCEQALRDAPGVTLLLENERDVFGETPEQILAALDLVGAENLGFVCDPANFAAVGVDPPAAVRQLCDHIAAVHVKDRGKDDDMVLPGQGQCNWPQILADLGGHHRAMDLALEPHLDVAEMHFGNTTPSGFAAAKDALEAILAGID, encoded by the coding sequence GTGACCGACTGGCGGCTGTCGGGGTTCGCCGACGAGGCGTACACCGCCCTGGGCGAACAGCTGATCTTCTTGGCCGGTCTCGGCATTGAACGCATCGAATTCCGTCACTTTGAACGCGCCGGCAAGCGCTGCTCCATCTCCGAATCGACATCCACCGAAAGGCGGCGATTGGGTCGCCAGCTGCGCAGCGCGGACATCTCCTGCCGGTGCGTGGCCACTCCGGTGGGCAAAGCCCCGGTCGACGGAGACTTTTCGATCCAGCAGAAACAGTTGGCCAACGGACTGGCGGCGGCGATGGAATTCGACTGCCCGACAGTGCGGATATTCGGATTCCAAGCGCGCTCGGCCGGCGATCATCCCGAGTGTGTCGGCAATCTTTCCCGCCTGTGCGAACAGGCCTTGCGCGATGCGCCCGGGGTCACGCTGCTGCTGGAAAACGAACGCGATGTGTTCGGCGAAACTCCCGAGCAGATCCTTGCGGCGCTCGATCTAGTCGGTGCCGAAAACCTCGGCTTCGTCTGCGACCCGGCCAATTTCGCGGCGGTCGGGGTCGACCCGCCGGCCGCCGTAAGGCAGCTTTGCGACCACATTGCCGCCGTGCACGTGAAGGACCGCGGGAAGGATGACGACATGGTCCTGCCCGGTCAGGGGCAGTGCAACTGGCCGCAGATCCTGGCCGATCTGGGCGGACACCATCGCGCGATGGATCTTGCCCTTGAGCCGCACCTGGACGTGGCCGAAATGCACTTCGGCAACACCACACCGTCGGGGTTTGCAGCGGCCAAGGACGCGCTGGAGGCAATCCTCGCGGGGATTGATTGA
- the argJ gene encoding bifunctional glutamate N-acetyltransferase/amino-acid acetyltransferase ArgJ: MRKGIQMSKGVCAPLGFIAGGHTCGIKPSGEPDLAVLLATEGPATVAGVFTRNRFAAPSVRYNRAIVGRGQARAIVTNSGIANAATGQPGFDNTMELARLTGERFQIPPDQVLVCSTGIIGVQLPMEKLATGVAAISVGREGGRAAAGAIMTTDAGPKLGQHTLAVGGGQVTIGAMCKGAGMIHPNMATMLAYMTTDAAIGRDVLQQLTTEIAEETFNAVSIDGDSSTNDSLLVLSSGASGIELAPGHPDWPKFRSAFRDLAWEMAESIVAGGEGVNQVFVVQVNGASSQEQARLIARTITTSMLVKTAVRGADPNFGRILCAAGYSGAEFDPERMDLHLGEVQTMRKGLPIDFDPEQASAVLARPRSTITLDLHSGVFGARAVGCDLSAEYVAFNSEYTT; the protein is encoded by the coding sequence ATGCGAAAAGGGATCCAAATGTCCAAAGGAGTATGCGCGCCGCTCGGCTTTATCGCCGGCGGTCACACCTGCGGAATAAAGCCGTCCGGGGAACCCGACCTGGCCGTGCTCCTGGCGACCGAAGGTCCCGCCACGGTGGCGGGGGTTTTCACCCGGAACCGCTTCGCCGCCCCCAGTGTTCGCTACAACCGGGCGATCGTCGGCCGCGGGCAGGCGCGCGCGATCGTGACGAATTCCGGGATCGCAAATGCTGCGACCGGTCAACCCGGATTCGACAACACCATGGAACTGGCCCGCCTGACCGGCGAGCGATTCCAGATTCCACCCGACCAGGTCCTGGTCTGCTCCACCGGCATCATCGGCGTGCAATTGCCGATGGAAAAACTGGCCACCGGCGTGGCTGCCATTTCAGTCGGTCGCGAAGGCGGCCGGGCCGCGGCCGGGGCAATCATGACCACCGACGCCGGCCCCAAGTTGGGCCAGCATACCCTCGCCGTGGGCGGCGGGCAGGTGACGATCGGGGCGATGTGCAAGGGCGCGGGCATGATCCACCCAAACATGGCCACGATGCTGGCCTACATGACCACGGACGCGGCAATTGGCCGCGACGTGCTGCAGCAGCTGACCACCGAAATCGCCGAAGAGACTTTCAATGCCGTCAGCATCGACGGCGACTCCTCGACCAACGATTCGCTGCTGGTGCTCTCTTCCGGGGCGAGCGGAATCGAACTGGCTCCCGGTCACCCCGATTGGCCGAAATTCCGCTCCGCGTTCCGGGACCTGGCCTGGGAGATGGCCGAATCCATCGTGGCCGGCGGAGAGGGCGTCAACCAGGTGTTCGTTGTTCAGGTGAACGGTGCTTCCTCGCAGGAGCAGGCGCGCTTGATCGCGCGCACGATCACAACTTCGATGCTGGTGAAAACGGCCGTGCGCGGGGCCGATCCCAATTTCGGCCGCATCCTTTGCGCGGCCGGATATTCCGGTGCCGAGTTCGACCCCGAGCGGATGGATCTCCACCTGGGAGAAGTCCAGACGATGCGCAAGGGCCTGCCGATCGATTTCGATCCCGAGCAGGCGTCGGCGGTGCTGGCCCGGCCGCGCTCGACCATAACCCTAGATCTGCACTCCGGCGTCTTCGGGGCGCGGGCGGTCGGTTGCGACCTGAGCGCCGAGTACGTTGCCTTCAATTCCGAGTACACGACTTAA
- the hisI gene encoding phosphoribosyl-AMP cyclohydrolase, which yields MHQPTESLDPDLLRWDDAGLLPAVIQDEATREVRMVGYMNRESLDRTLESGQVWFFSRSRQELWRKGATSGNTLALRSIYVNCEENCLLLLVDPTGPTCHTGNQSCFYRPLRKVPS from the coding sequence ATGCACCAGCCAACTGAATCACTGGACCCGGACCTGCTGCGCTGGGATGACGCCGGCCTGCTGCCGGCGGTAATCCAAGACGAGGCCACCCGAGAGGTCCGGATGGTGGGGTACATGAACCGCGAGTCGCTGGACCGGACCCTGGAATCGGGCCAGGTCTGGTTCTTCTCGCGCAGCCGCCAGGAGCTCTGGCGCAAGGGCGCCACGTCGGGCAACACGCTCGCGCTCCGCTCCATTTACGTCAACTGCGAGGAAAATTGCCTGTTGCTGCTGGTCGATCCCACCGGGCCGACCTGCCACACCGGCAACCAGAGTTGCTTTTACCGCCCCCTGCGAAAGGTCCCATCTTGA